From Actinomyces sp. oral taxon 171 str. F0337, one genomic window encodes:
- a CDS encoding DNA-directed RNA polymerase subunit alpha, whose product MLIAQRPTLTEEVVVEDRRSRFVLEPLEPGFGYTLGNSLRRTLLSSIPGAAVTSVRIDGVPHEFRTIPGVKEDVAQIILNIKEIVLSSENDEPVVMYLRKSGPSEVTAGDITPPAGVEIHNPELVIATLNEKGKLEIELTVERGRGYVSANQNKDPNAEISRIPVDSIYSPVKKVSYSVEATRVEQRTDFDRLIVDVETKSSITPRDALASAGKTLVELFGLARELNVEAEGIEVGPSPIDEAFQQDLALMIDELDLQARSSNALKREGIHTVGELVSRSEADLLDIRNFGAKSISEIKDKLAELGLSLKGSPVDYVSDDDYANPTFSDETQA is encoded by the coding sequence GTGCTCATTGCACAGCGACCCACGCTCACCGAGGAGGTCGTGGTCGAGGACCGCCGCTCGCGCTTCGTGCTCGAGCCCCTCGAGCCCGGCTTCGGCTACACGCTCGGCAACTCCCTGCGCCGCACGCTGCTGTCCTCCATCCCGGGGGCGGCCGTGACCAGCGTCCGCATCGACGGGGTGCCCCACGAGTTCCGCACGATCCCCGGGGTCAAGGAGGATGTCGCCCAGATCATCCTCAACATCAAGGAGATCGTCCTGTCCTCGGAGAACGACGAGCCGGTCGTCATGTATCTGCGCAAGTCCGGTCCGAGCGAGGTCACCGCCGGTGACATCACCCCGCCGGCCGGCGTCGAGATCCACAACCCCGAGCTGGTCATCGCCACTCTCAACGAGAAGGGCAAGCTGGAGATCGAGCTGACGGTCGAGCGTGGCCGCGGCTACGTCTCCGCCAACCAGAACAAGGACCCCAACGCGGAGATCTCCCGCATCCCGGTGGACTCGATCTACTCGCCGGTCAAGAAGGTCTCCTACTCCGTCGAGGCCACCCGTGTGGAGCAGCGCACCGACTTCGACCGTCTCATCGTCGACGTCGAGACCAAGTCCTCCATCACCCCGCGTGACGCCCTGGCCTCTGCCGGCAAGACGCTCGTGGAGCTCTTCGGCCTGGCCCGTGAGCTCAACGTCGAGGCCGAGGGCATCGAGGTCGGCCCCTCTCCGATTGACGAGGCCTTCCAGCAGGACCTGGCCCTCATGATCGACGAGCTCGACCTGCAGGCCCGCTCCTCCAACGCCCTCAAGCGCGAGGGCATCCACACCGTCGGTGAGCTCGTCTCGCGCAGCGAGGCCGACCTGCTCGACATCCGTAACTTCGGCGCCAAGTCCATCTCCGAGATCAAGGACAAGCTGGCCGAGCTGGGGCTCTCCCTCAAGGGCTCCCCGGTCGACTACGTCTCGGACGACGACTACGCCAACCCCACTTTCAGCGACGAGACCCAGGCCTGA
- the rplQ gene encoding 50S ribosomal protein L17: protein MPRPTKGPRLGGSAQHERHLLANLATQLIVHESIKTTEARARRLRPYVEKLITKGKRGDLHARRTVLKKVTDKYAVYRLFEELAPKFEGREGGYTRIIKTTPRKGDNAPMAVISLVLEPVARKEIVEDAVATAKKAAQKAVADEDKAEKKATTEKAEEKADKAEKADKAEYAGAVRLEEGATDAPDDDHLVKGNEDSMKYHVPGSRWYDATVAEVWFASAEDAEAAGFAPAGGAAAQKVEK, encoded by the coding sequence ATGCCTCGCCCCACTAAGGGTCCCCGTCTGGGCGGCAGTGCCCAGCACGAGCGTCACCTGCTCGCCAACCTGGCTACGCAGCTCATCGTTCACGAGTCGATCAAGACCACGGAGGCTCGCGCTCGTCGCCTGCGTCCCTACGTCGAGAAGCTCATCACCAAGGGCAAGCGCGGTGACCTGCACGCCCGCCGCACCGTGCTGAAGAAGGTGACGGACAAGTACGCCGTCTACCGCCTCTTCGAGGAGCTCGCCCCCAAGTTCGAGGGCCGCGAGGGCGGTTACACCCGCATCATCAAGACGACCCCCCGCAAGGGCGACAACGCCCCCATGGCGGTCATCTCCCTGGTGCTGGAGCCGGTTGCCCGTAAGGAGATCGTGGAGGACGCGGTCGCCACCGCCAAGAAGGCCGCCCAGAAGGCCGTCGCCGACGAGGACAAGGCCGAGAAGAAGGCCACGACCGAGAAGGCTGAGGAGAAGGCCGACAAGGCTGAGAAGGCTGACAAGGCCGAGTACGCCGGCGCGGTCCGCCTCGAGGAGGGCGCCACTGACGCTCCCGACGACGACCACCTGGTCAAGGGCAACGAGGACTCCATGAAGTACCACGTTCCCGGCTCGCGCTGGTACGACGCCACGGTTGCCGAGGTCTGGTTCGCCAGCGCCGAGGACGCCGAGGCCGCGGGCTTCGCCCCCGCCGGCGGCGCCGCCGCCCAGAAGGTCGAGAAGTGA